One segment of Herbaspirillum hiltneri N3 DNA contains the following:
- a CDS encoding bactofilin family protein: MLGRKSKSTIDSLIGISTSIQGDVHFKGGLRIDGHIKGNINAEAGQPSVLVISEHAKIVGEIRAVHLIVNGEIIGDVHSVELLELQPKARITGDVYYKALEMHGGALVSGKLSHGQTEEAPVLKLAASAGGDA; this comes from the coding sequence ATGTTGGGACGTAAATCCAAAAGCACGATCGACAGCTTGATCGGCATTTCCACCAGTATCCAGGGCGACGTCCATTTCAAGGGCGGCTTGCGCATTGACGGGCATATCAAGGGCAACATCAACGCCGAGGCCGGCCAGCCGAGCGTGCTGGTAATCTCGGAGCACGCCAAGATCGTCGGCGAAATCCGCGCGGTGCACCTGATTGTCAATGGCGAAATCATCGGCGACGTCCATTCGGTCGAGCTACTTGAATTACAGCCGAAAGCCCGCATAACCGGAGATGTGTATTACAAAGCTCTGGAAATGCACGGCGGTGCGCTGGTGTCCGGCAAGCTCAGCCACGGCCAGACCGAAGAGGCGCCGGTGCTCAAGCTGGCGGCTTCGGCCGGCGGCGATGCATGA
- the thiD gene encoding bifunctional hydroxymethylpyrimidine kinase/phosphomethylpyrimidine kinase: protein MQNQTSPLILTFGAADPVGATGIQADLATFAAMGCHGLSIITSILVGDTARIEDIQVIDVDWMADQARVILEDMPVAAFKVGAVGSIENISAIAEIVSDYPDIPLILDPFITAMPSQEGDDDDNQIAIRELLIPQTTLMLASAVELNRLAETWREPVPSDALQLDAMRIIEMGCEYLFVTGMPGGDSHEVANALFDESGMIRRDSWQRLPGSFTGAGSTLSAAICAMLANGLEIPEAVSEAQEFTLAALAHAQRLGMGKLVPDRYFWARENDEPN, encoded by the coding sequence GTGCAAAACCAAACATCTCCACTGATATTAACCTTTGGCGCAGCCGACCCGGTCGGCGCGACAGGCATCCAGGCCGATCTGGCCACGTTTGCCGCCATGGGCTGCCACGGCTTGTCCATCATCACCTCCATTCTGGTCGGCGATACTGCGCGTATCGAGGACATCCAGGTCATCGACGTCGACTGGATGGCCGATCAGGCACGCGTCATCCTGGAAGACATGCCGGTAGCGGCTTTCAAGGTCGGCGCGGTGGGCAGCATCGAGAATATTTCGGCAATCGCCGAGATTGTTTCCGACTACCCGGACATTCCATTGATCCTCGATCCGTTCATCACCGCCATGCCCAGCCAGGAAGGCGACGATGATGACAACCAGATCGCGATCCGCGAATTGCTGATCCCGCAAACCACCCTGATGCTGGCTTCCGCGGTTGAACTGAACCGTCTCGCCGAGACCTGGCGCGAGCCGGTACCCAGCGACGCGCTGCAGCTCGACGCCATGCGCATCATCGAGATGGGCTGCGAATACCTGTTCGTCACCGGCATGCCGGGCGGCGATTCGCACGAAGTTGCCAATGCGCTGTTCGACGAATCCGGCATGATCCGCCGCGACAGCTGGCAACGCCTCCCGGGTTCGTTTACCGGCGCCGGTTCGACCTTGTCGGCGGCCATCTGCGCCATGCTGGCCAATGGCCTGGAAATTCCCGAAGCCGTATCCGAAGCCCAGGAATTCACCCTCGCCGCCCTCGCCCACGCACAACGCCTGGGCATGGGCAAGCTGGTTCCCGATCGCTATTTCTGGGCGCGCGAAAACGACGAGCCCAATTAA
- a CDS encoding rubredoxin: MCLICGWVYDEEAGLPDEDIAPGTRWEDVPINWTCPECGARKEDFEMVAL, encoded by the coding sequence ATGTGCCTGATCTGTGGTTGGGTCTACGATGAAGAAGCCGGCCTGCCGGACGAGGATATTGCTCCCGGCACGCGCTGGGAAGACGTTCCGATCAACTGGACCTGTCCGGAATGCGGCGCCCGCAAGGAAGATTTCGAGATGGTGGCGCTTTAA
- the rpsI gene encoding 30S ribosomal protein S9 translates to MIGNYNYGTGRRKSAVARVFIKSGSGKIVVNGKPANEYFSRETGLMVIRQPLELTNNVERFDIMVNVHGGGESGQAGAVRHGITRALIDYDATLKPELSKAGFVTRDAREVERKKVGLRKARRAKQFSKR, encoded by the coding sequence ATGATCGGTAACTACAATTACGGAACCGGCCGTCGCAAGAGTGCAGTGGCGCGTGTTTTCATCAAGTCCGGCTCGGGCAAGATCGTCGTCAACGGCAAGCCAGCGAATGAATATTTTTCGCGCGAAACCGGTCTGATGGTGATTCGTCAACCACTGGAACTGACCAACAACGTCGAGCGTTTCGACATCATGGTCAACGTCCACGGCGGCGGTGAATCCGGCCAGGCTGGTGCTGTTCGTCACGGCATCACCCGCGCTCTGATCGACTACGATGCAACACTGAAGCCAGAACTGTCCAAGGCAGGCTTCGTTACACGTGATGCACGTGAAGTCGAACGTAAGAAGGTTGGTCTGCGCAAAGCTCGTCGCGCAAAGCAATTCTCGAAGCGTTAA
- a CDS encoding amino acid ABC transporter ATP-binding protein: MIELNNVSKWYGSFQVLTDCTTSVAKGDVVVVCGPSGSGKSTLIKTVNGLEPFQKGTITVDGVSVGDPKTNLSKLRARIGMVFQNFELFPHLSIRENLTIGQVKVLGRSVDEATEKGLKYLDRVGLIAQKDKFPGQLSGGQQQRVAIARALSMDPIAMLFDEPTSALDPEMINEVLDVMVGLAQEGMTMMVVTHEMGFARKVANRVIFMDKGLIVEDCKKEDFFGSPRSDRARDFLAKIITH, translated from the coding sequence ATGATTGAACTCAACAACGTCAGCAAGTGGTACGGCAGCTTCCAGGTTCTGACCGATTGCACCACCAGCGTGGCCAAGGGCGACGTGGTCGTGGTCTGCGGTCCTTCGGGCTCGGGCAAGTCGACGCTGATCAAGACAGTCAACGGCCTGGAGCCGTTCCAGAAGGGCACCATCACCGTTGACGGTGTGTCTGTCGGCGATCCGAAGACCAACCTGTCGAAACTGCGCGCGCGCATCGGCATGGTGTTCCAGAACTTCGAGCTGTTCCCGCATCTGTCGATCCGCGAAAACCTGACCATCGGCCAGGTCAAAGTGCTGGGCCGCAGCGTGGACGAAGCCACCGAGAAGGGTCTGAAGTACCTCGATCGCGTCGGCCTGATCGCGCAAAAAGACAAGTTCCCGGGCCAGCTGTCGGGTGGTCAGCAGCAACGTGTGGCGATTGCCCGCGCGCTGTCGATGGATCCGATCGCGATGCTGTTCGACGAACCGACTTCGGCGCTCGATCCGGAAATGATCAATGAAGTGCTGGACGTGATGGTCGGCCTGGCGCAAGAAGGCATGACCATGATGGTCGTGACCCACGAAATGGGCTTTGCACGCAAGGTCGCCAATCGTGTGATCTTCATGGACAAGGGCCTGATCGTGGAAGACTGCAAGAAGGAAGACTTCTTCGGTTCGCCGCGTTCGGATCGCGCACGCGACTTCCTGGCCAAGATCATCACGCACTGA
- the pyrC gene encoding dihydroorotase, whose protein sequence is MSDVVTITRPDDWHLHLRDGATMASVLPHTVHQFARAIVMPNLKPPVTTVALASAYRDRILAALPAGSDFEPLMVLYLTDNTPPDEIRKARDSGFVHAVKLYPAGATTNSDAGVTDLRNCYKTLEVLQETGMPFLVHGEVTDPAIDIFDREAVFIDRVMTPLRRDMPELKVVFEHITTKDAADYVMSSDGPTAATITAHHLLYNRNEIFKGGIRPHYYCLPVLKRETHRQALVAAAISGSDKFFLGTDSAPHAKGLKEHACGCAGCYTALHALELYAQAFDQAGALDKLEAFASFNGPAFYGLPRNQGRVTLRRENWTIPAELPMGDTTVVPLNSGETINWKMA, encoded by the coding sequence ATGAGCGACGTAGTGACCATTACCCGTCCGGATGACTGGCATTTGCATTTGCGCGACGGCGCTACCATGGCGAGCGTGTTGCCGCACACCGTTCATCAGTTCGCGCGGGCCATCGTCATGCCCAACCTGAAGCCGCCGGTCACTACCGTGGCGCTGGCCTCGGCTTATCGCGATCGCATCCTGGCGGCGTTGCCGGCCGGGTCCGACTTCGAGCCGCTGATGGTGCTGTACCTGACCGACAACACGCCGCCGGATGAAATCCGCAAAGCCAGGGACAGCGGTTTCGTGCACGCCGTCAAGCTGTATCCGGCTGGCGCGACCACCAACTCCGACGCCGGCGTGACCGATCTGCGCAACTGCTACAAGACGCTGGAAGTGCTGCAGGAAACCGGCATGCCTTTCCTGGTCCACGGCGAAGTGACTGATCCGGCCATCGACATTTTCGACCGTGAAGCGGTCTTCATCGATCGCGTGATGACGCCGCTGCGCCGCGACATGCCCGAGCTCAAGGTGGTGTTCGAACACATCACCACCAAGGACGCCGCCGACTACGTGATGTCGTCCGATGGCCCGACCGCCGCGACCATCACCGCGCATCACCTGCTGTACAACCGCAATGAAATCTTCAAGGGCGGCATCCGCCCGCATTACTACTGCCTGCCGGTGCTCAAGCGCGAAACCCATCGCCAGGCGCTGGTCGCCGCAGCGATTTCCGGCAGCGACAAGTTCTTCCTCGGCACCGATTCGGCGCCGCATGCCAAGGGTTTGAAAGAGCACGCCTGCGGTTGCGCCGGTTGCTACACCGCGCTGCATGCGCTGGAGTTGTACGCCCAGGCGTTCGACCAGGCGGGTGCGCTGGACAAGCTGGAGGCATTCGCCAGTTTCAACGGCCCGGCCTTCTACGGCTTGCCGCGCAATCAGGGCCGCGTCACGCTGCGCCGCGAGAACTGGACCATCCCGGCAGAATTGCCGATGGGCGATACCACGGTGGTGCCGCTCAACAGCGGTGAAACCATCAACTGGAAAATGGCCTGA
- the hemL gene encoding glutamate-1-semialdehyde 2,1-aminomutase, whose amino-acid sequence MNAHSPRNTNESLFARAQKTTPGGVNSPVRAFRSVGGTPRFITKAQGPYFWDAEERRYIDYIGSWGPAIVGHAHPKVVQAVQEAAARGLSFGAPTEGEIDMAEEICKLVPSIEQVRLVSSGTEATMSALRLARGATRRDKIVKFEGCYHGHADSLLVKAGSGLLTFGNPTSSGVPEDFVKHTLVLDYNNTQQLEEAFKAAGNEIACVIVEPVAGNMNLVPATAEFLQTMRRLCTEYGAILIFDEVMSGFRVALGGAQSLYGIAPDLTALGKVIGGGLPVAAFGGRADIMKHLAPLGGVYQAGTLSGNPVAVAAGLTTLRIIQEAGFYERLSAQTRKLADGLGDAARDAGVTFSADTLGGMFGLYFSAAVPTSYAEVMQGDKERFNVFFHAMLDQGVYLAPSAFEAGFVSAQHDDAVIAETLVAARTAFAEIAS is encoded by the coding sequence ATGAACGCACACAGCCCACGCAATACCAACGAATCCCTGTTCGCCCGCGCACAGAAGACGACCCCCGGCGGCGTCAACTCGCCGGTACGCGCCTTCCGCTCGGTCGGCGGCACGCCGCGCTTCATCACCAAGGCCCAAGGCCCGTATTTCTGGGATGCCGAAGAGCGCCGCTATATCGACTACATCGGTTCCTGGGGCCCGGCCATCGTCGGCCACGCCCATCCGAAGGTGGTGCAGGCGGTGCAGGAAGCGGCCGCGCGCGGCCTGAGCTTCGGCGCGCCGACCGAAGGCGAGATCGACATGGCCGAAGAGATCTGCAAACTGGTGCCCTCCATTGAACAGGTGCGCCTGGTCTCGAGCGGCACCGAGGCGACCATGAGCGCCCTGCGTCTGGCGCGTGGTGCCACCAGGCGCGACAAGATCGTCAAGTTCGAAGGCTGCTACCACGGCCACGCAGACTCCCTGCTGGTCAAGGCCGGCAGCGGCTTGCTGACGTTCGGCAACCCGACCTCGTCAGGCGTGCCAGAGGACTTCGTCAAACACACCCTGGTGCTCGACTACAACAACACGCAACAGCTGGAAGAAGCCTTCAAGGCCGCCGGCAACGAGATCGCGTGCGTGATCGTCGAACCGGTCGCGGGCAACATGAACCTGGTGCCGGCGACGGCGGAATTCCTGCAAACCATGCGCCGCCTGTGCACCGAATACGGCGCCATCCTGATTTTCGATGAAGTGATGTCGGGTTTCCGCGTGGCATTGGGCGGTGCGCAATCGCTGTACGGCATCGCGCCGGACCTGACCGCATTGGGCAAGGTCATCGGCGGCGGCTTGCCGGTGGCTGCCTTCGGCGGCCGCGCCGATATCATGAAGCACCTGGCGCCGCTGGGCGGCGTTTACCAGGCCGGTACGCTGTCGGGCAACCCGGTGGCGGTGGCGGCGGGCCTGACCACGCTCAGGATCATCCAGGAGGCCGGTTTCTACGAACGGCTGTCGGCGCAGACGCGCAAGCTGGCCGATGGCCTCGGCGATGCGGCCCGCGACGCGGGCGTGACTTTCTCGGCGGATACGCTGGGCGGTATGTTCGGTCTTTACTTTTCGGCGGCGGTGCCGACCAGCTATGCTGAAGTCATGCAAGGCGACAAGGAACGCTTCAACGTGTTCTTCCACGCCATGCTCGACCAGGGCGTGTATCTTGCGCCATCGGCGTTCGAAGCGGGCTTCGTGTCGGCGCAGCATGACGACGCGGTCATTGCGGAAACCCTGGTAGCGGCGCGCACGGCTTTCGCGGAGATCGCCAGCTGA
- the argC gene encoding N-acetyl-gamma-glutamyl-phosphate reductase, giving the protein MIKVGIVGGTGYTGVELLRLFASHPDVQLQAVTSRKEDGMPVAEMYPSLRGRVDIAFSSPDKAKLTDCDVVFFATPHGVAMAQAPELLAAGVKVIDLAADFRLQDIAAFEKWYKMPHSCPELLREAAYGLVELNRDAIRKARLVGNPGCYPTTMQLGFAPLLKAGVIDASHLIADCKSGVSGAGRKAEIATLFSEASDNFKAYGVSGHRHSPETVERLSTLTGDKVGLLFTPHLVPMIRGMHSTLYARLTRDIDNAALQALFEDAYKDEPFIDVMPFGAHPETRTTRASNMLRIALHRPDNGDTVVVLVVQDNLVKGASGQAVQCMNLMFGLEETTGLMHVPVLP; this is encoded by the coding sequence ATGATCAAGGTTGGTATTGTCGGCGGTACAGGCTACACAGGCGTGGAGTTGCTGCGCCTGTTCGCCTCGCATCCGGACGTGCAGTTGCAGGCGGTGACATCGCGCAAGGAAGACGGCATGCCGGTGGCGGAAATGTATCCGTCGCTGCGCGGCCGCGTCGATATCGCCTTCTCTTCGCCCGACAAAGCCAAACTGACCGACTGCGACGTCGTCTTCTTCGCCACGCCGCATGGCGTCGCCATGGCGCAGGCGCCTGAATTGCTGGCCGCCGGCGTCAAGGTGATTGATCTGGCTGCGGATTTCCGTCTGCAGGATATCGCCGCGTTCGAGAAGTGGTACAAGATGCCGCACAGCTGCCCTGAACTGCTCAGGGAAGCCGCCTACGGCCTGGTGGAGCTGAACCGCGACGCGATCCGCAAGGCGCGCCTGGTCGGCAATCCAGGTTGCTACCCGACCACCATGCAGCTGGGTTTTGCACCGCTGCTCAAGGCCGGCGTGATCGATGCCTCGCACCTGATCGCCGACTGCAAGTCGGGCGTCTCCGGCGCCGGTCGCAAGGCCGAGATCGCCACGCTGTTTTCGGAAGCGTCCGACAATTTCAAGGCCTATGGCGTGTCGGGCCACCGCCACTCGCCGGAAACCGTCGAGCGCCTCAGTACATTGACCGGCGACAAGGTCGGCTTGCTGTTTACTCCGCATCTTGTGCCGATGATCCGCGGCATGCATTCGACGCTGTACGCGCGCCTGACCCGGGACATCGACAATGCCGCATTGCAGGCGCTGTTCGAGGACGCCTACAAGGACGAGCCGTTCATTGACGTGATGCCGTTCGGCGCGCATCCGGAAACACGTACCACGCGCGCATCCAACATGCTGCGCATCGCGTTGCATCGTCCGGACAACGGCGATACCGTGGTCGTGCTGGTGGTGCAGGACAACCTGGTCAAGGGCGCTTCCGGCCAGGCCGTGCAATGCATGAATCTGATGTTCGGCCTGGAGGAAACCACCGGCCTGATGCACGTGCCGGTTCTGCCGTGA
- the rplM gene encoding 50S ribosomal protein L13 codes for MKTFSAKAHEVKREWFVIDATDKVLGRVASEVALRLRGKHKPEFTPHVDTGDFIVVINAGKLRVTGTKATEKTYYRHSGYPGGIYETNFLKMQQRFPGRALEKAVKGMLPKGPLGYAMIKKLKVYADGNHPHAAQQPKALEL; via the coding sequence ATGAAAACCTTTTCCGCTAAAGCCCATGAGGTAAAGCGCGAGTGGTTCGTGATTGACGCGACGGACAAAGTCCTCGGACGTGTTGCCAGCGAAGTGGCACTCCGACTGCGCGGCAAGCACAAACCAGAATTTACTCCGCACGTCGACACGGGCGATTTCATCGTCGTGATCAATGCCGGCAAACTGCGTGTCACTGGCACCAAAGCAACTGAAAAGACGTACTACCGTCACAGCGGCTACCCAGGCGGCATCTACGAAACGAATTTCCTGAAAATGCAACAGCGTTTTCCAGGTCGCGCGCTGGAAAAAGCGGTCAAGGGCATGTTGCCTAAGGGCCCGCTCGGCTACGCGATGATCAAGAAGCTGAAGGTTTATGCAGATGGCAATCATCCGCACGCTGCTCAGCAACCTAAAGCACTCGAACTCTAA
- the erpA gene encoding iron-sulfur cluster insertion protein ErpA, which yields MNAVAEIPETSMPAPMVFSDSAAAKVAQLIEEEGNPDLKLRVFVQGGGCSGFQYGFTFDEIVNEDDTTMTKNGVQLLIDSMSYQYLVGAEIDYKDDLEGAQFVIKNPNATTTCGCGSSFSA from the coding sequence ATGAATGCCGTAGCCGAAATCCCCGAAACCTCGATGCCAGCCCCGATGGTCTTTTCCGACAGCGCCGCCGCCAAGGTTGCACAACTGATCGAAGAAGAGGGTAACCCAGACCTGAAACTGCGCGTATTCGTGCAGGGTGGCGGTTGCTCCGGCTTCCAATACGGTTTCACATTCGATGAAATCGTCAACGAAGACGACACCACCATGACCAAGAATGGCGTCCAGCTATTGATCGACTCGATGAGCTACCAATATCTGGTCGGCGCAGAGATCGACTACAAGGATGACCTGGAAGGCGCGCAGTTCGTGATCAAGAATCCGAATGCCACCACCACTTGCGGTTGCGGTTCGTCGTTCTCGGCGTAA
- the coq7 gene encoding 2-polyprenyl-3-methyl-6-methoxy-1,4-benzoquinone monooxygenase, whose amino-acid sequence MSFADKLIHDLDKALRVVSGVVASSRPNPAALIGDAAMSDAEKRHSAGLMRVNHVGEVCAQALYDAQGRFAQAQALKQQFAHAGIEEEDHLAWTAERLRELGSHTSLLNPLWYAGSYVLGSIAARVGDARNLGFVAETERQVELHLISHLEKLPAQDAKSRAIVDQMRKDEVEHGEAAKALGAAEMPAAIRAAMKLMSKVMTTVAYRV is encoded by the coding sequence ATGTCATTCGCCGACAAACTGATTCATGACCTCGACAAGGCCTTGCGCGTAGTCAGCGGCGTGGTGGCGTCATCGCGTCCGAATCCCGCCGCGCTGATCGGCGACGCCGCCATGAGCGACGCCGAAAAGCGGCATAGCGCCGGCCTGATGCGCGTCAACCATGTCGGTGAAGTGTGTGCGCAGGCGCTGTATGACGCGCAGGGCCGTTTCGCGCAGGCGCAGGCGCTCAAGCAGCAATTCGCGCACGCCGGGATTGAAGAAGAGGATCACCTGGCATGGACCGCAGAGCGTCTGCGCGAACTCGGTTCGCACACCAGCCTGCTCAATCCGCTGTGGTACGCCGGCTCTTATGTGCTGGGCTCGATTGCAGCCCGCGTGGGCGATGCGCGCAATCTTGGTTTCGTGGCCGAGACCGAACGCCAGGTCGAGTTGCATCTGATCAGCCATCTGGAAAAACTCCCGGCGCAAGATGCAAAATCGCGCGCCATCGTCGATCAGATGCGCAAAGATGAAGTCGAGCACGGTGAAGCCGCCAAGGCTCTCGGCGCTGCCGAGATGCCCGCCGCCATCCGCGCCGCGATGAAGCTCATGTCGAAAGTCATGACCACGGTGGCTTACCGAGTCTGA
- a CDS encoding chemotaxis protein CheW, with translation MDQVPDQWRYGRLHEFQARLLERMDAARDGSGMRDSRLGVMIGDRRCLVDLREAGEIVTLVAMTRVPLSRDWYLGLANVRGKLIGVVDLDCFLGGPRQTPGKESRVLVVSAALSGNTGFLLSRVLGLRHIQEMAEQPRSDDGRKCYLDGDRNEWVEISLAGIVEDPRFLQVGI, from the coding sequence GTGGACCAAGTTCCCGACCAATGGAGATATGGCCGGCTGCATGAGTTCCAGGCGCGGCTGCTGGAACGCATGGACGCTGCGCGCGACGGCTCCGGCATGCGCGACAGCCGCCTCGGCGTGATGATCGGCGACAGGCGCTGCCTGGTCGATCTGCGCGAAGCCGGTGAAATCGTCACGCTGGTTGCGATGACCAGGGTGCCGCTGTCCCGGGATTGGTATCTTGGACTGGCCAACGTGCGCGGCAAGCTGATCGGCGTGGTCGATCTGGATTGCTTTCTGGGCGGACCGCGGCAGACCCCCGGCAAGGAAAGCCGCGTACTGGTGGTTTCTGCCGCCTTGTCAGGCAACACGGGTTTTCTGCTGTCGCGCGTTCTGGGACTGCGACACATTCAGGAGATGGCCGAGCAGCCCCGCAGCGACGACGGACGCAAATGTTATCTCGACGGCGACCGGAACGAATGGGTGGAAATCAGCCTTGCCGGGATTGTGGAAGATCCACGTTTCTTGCAAGTCGGAATATAA
- a CDS encoding response regulator encodes MTDAQARHSFTILIVDDSATIRRSAALFLGQAGHRVVLAEDGFDALSQLADCTPDLIFCDVLMPRLDGYQTCALVKKNARFHATPVVMLSSKDGLFDRARGAIVGAAAFMTKPFTEDGMLQAVRTYAGGQAEAAHF; translated from the coding sequence ATGACTGATGCGCAAGCCCGCCACAGCTTCACCATCCTCATTGTTGACGACAGCGCCACCATCCGGCGCTCGGCGGCGCTATTCCTCGGGCAGGCCGGTCATCGGGTAGTACTGGCCGAAGACGGCTTCGATGCACTCTCCCAGCTTGCCGATTGCACCCCCGACCTGATTTTCTGCGACGTTCTCATGCCTCGGCTCGACGGCTACCAGACTTGTGCATTAGTTAAAAAAAATGCAAGATTCCATGCAACTCCCGTGGTCATGTTGTCGTCCAAGGACGGGTTGTTCGACCGGGCGCGCGGCGCCATCGTCGGCGCCGCAGCGTTCATGACCAAGCCATTCACGGAAGACGGCATGTTACAGGCCGTCAGGACATACGCAGGGGGGCAGGCCGAAGCCGCGCATTTCTGA
- a CDS encoding response regulator yields MGIKKILVVDDSATDRYLLTEILSRHGFEVETADNGEEAFGKIQRNRPELVLMDVVMPGKNGFQITRQMTRDPSLRDIPIMMCSIKDQETDRIWALSQGACDYVVKPVDAQELLSKIAALG; encoded by the coding sequence ATGGGGATCAAGAAAATTCTCGTCGTCGATGATTCGGCGACTGACCGCTATCTCCTGACGGAGATCCTGAGCAGGCACGGGTTTGAAGTCGAGACCGCCGACAATGGCGAAGAGGCATTCGGGAAGATACAACGCAACCGGCCGGAACTGGTGCTGATGGACGTCGTCATGCCCGGCAAAAACGGTTTCCAGATTACGCGTCAGATGACACGTGATCCCAGCCTAAGGGACATTCCGATCATGATGTGCAGCATTAAGGATCAGGAAACCGATCGCATTTGGGCCTTGAGCCAGGGCGCGTGCGACTATGTTGTCAAACCGGTGGACGCACAGGAGTTGCTGTCCAAAATTGCGGCGCTCGGCTGA
- a CDS encoding OsmC family protein → MECTVRWTGLSSGMTFLAETGSGHVVAMDGAPDGGGRNLAPRPMEVVLLGTGGCTAYDVVVILRKSGQDIRGCEVTLKSERAEQDPKVFTKIHFHFTVRGRNLKQNVVERAIKLSHDKYCSASIMLEKTAEITHSFEIVDDLADPPQQLQQQ, encoded by the coding sequence ATGGAATGCACAGTACGCTGGACCGGCCTCTCCTCAGGCATGACTTTCCTCGCAGAAACCGGCTCCGGCCATGTTGTCGCCATGGACGGCGCGCCCGACGGTGGCGGCCGCAACTTGGCGCCGCGCCCGATGGAGGTGGTGCTGCTGGGTACCGGCGGTTGCACGGCCTACGATGTGGTGGTGATTTTGCGCAAGAGCGGCCAGGATATCCGCGGTTGCGAAGTGACTCTCAAGTCGGAGCGCGCCGAACAGGATCCGAAAGTGTTTACCAAGATCCATTTCCATTTCACCGTACGCGGCCGCAATCTCAAGCAAAACGTGGTGGAACGTGCGATCAAGCTGTCCCACGACAAATATTGCTCGGCCTCGATCATGCTGGAAAAGACGGCGGAAATAACGCACTCGTTTGAAATCGTCGACGACCTCGCCGATCCGCCGCAGCAACTGCAACAACAGTAA
- a CDS encoding DUF6776 family protein: MSISAPKMTIKRHMPWPLRAVFLAVVVGLGGAMAMWAYDLGRNNFAGLNPDGMRDQVVALKEQVKKLSAEREQLSTSANAAESQLNIERSAQAQLAGQIKTLVTENNKLKEDLSFFESLLPTNVGVDGITIQRLKAEVVVPNQVRYQLLAIQGEKGRQFVGNLQLSVTVLQGGKSVIINFPEQNATDQARYKLAFKYYQRVEGVLTLPEGATIKAIQARVLERGQMRAQQSVNL, from the coding sequence ATGTCGATTTCGGCGCCGAAGATGACCATCAAGCGTCACATGCCCTGGCCGCTGCGTGCGGTGTTCCTGGCGGTGGTGGTCGGTCTCGGCGGCGCGATGGCGATGTGGGCCTACGACCTCGGGCGCAACAATTTTGCCGGCCTGAATCCGGACGGCATGCGCGACCAGGTGGTCGCACTGAAGGAGCAGGTCAAGAAGCTCAGCGCCGAGCGCGAGCAATTGTCTACCAGCGCCAATGCGGCCGAAAGCCAGCTCAATATCGAGCGTTCGGCGCAGGCGCAACTGGCCGGGCAGATCAAGACACTGGTGACGGAAAACAACAAGCTCAAGGAAGACCTGTCGTTTTTTGAAAGCTTGCTGCCGACCAACGTCGGTGTCGACGGCATTACCATCCAGCGCCTGAAGGCGGAAGTGGTGGTGCCGAATCAGGTGCGTTATCAATTGCTCGCAATCCAGGGCGAAAAGGGGCGCCAGTTTGTGGGCAACCTGCAACTCTCCGTGACGGTGTTGCAGGGCGGCAAAAGTGTTATTATCAACTTCCCCGAACAAAACGCGACAGATCAGGCGCGCTACAAGCTCGCATTCAAGTACTATCAGCGGGTGGAAGGCGTATTGACCCTGCCCGAGGGTGCAACCATCAAGGCGATTCAGGCTCGCGTCCTCGAAAGAGGCCAGATGCGCGCCCAGCAATCCGTGAATTTGTGA